The following are from one region of the Salvia hispanica cultivar TCC Black 2014 chromosome 1, UniMelb_Shisp_WGS_1.0, whole genome shotgun sequence genome:
- the LOC125190206 gene encoding receptor-like protein 33 gives MVVSSLLRLLFIFVFFIIFVDGQCLDDQKKLLLDLKSEFKHNSSRPPSFVDWNKMGDCCKWFGIECDDSGRVISLSLYTEGVSVEIGELSTLFQLTYLLRLDLSINAFTGEIPNQFHRLPNLTYVDLSYCGLTGPIPSTLANLTELIELHLLINFLTGSIPSFHNCKNLELIDLSRNNLKGSLSNLHFQGLTNLNRLDLSYNSLNGTIPHRLFVLPSINTLDLSYNQFSGQINEVPIMNLSDLYRLDLSGNRIEGPIPNFFFHFRGISALSLSDNLFNGIFKMNNIQSYTTLSELTLSYNNLSIDTTNMSSSSHGYPRLRVLHMSSCNLYDFPDLRNASSLEDLDLSNNHLRGDIPSWIWEIEKDYLDLSSNLLTGLKKLPISPNFSNSIVMLANNRLTGMIPSSICNAYLLRLLDLSFNNLSGSIPPCLIKKDLVSEVLNLRGNKISGVIPDQFSRECGLQTFDVSNNNLGGKVPMSLGNCKSLLVLNVAHNNLEGSFPCMLSLSLRILVLRSNRFQGDLRCSESWPNLQILDISSNDFNGHVNLLNLSSLRGMMLESPTHVRLNHFNSNFLGAYTYYHNEVNLTIKGIELKLVKIWPDFTCIDLSSNHFEGDIPDAIGNLTSLYLLNLSHNSLTDAIPRSLGALTELGSLDLSSNKLIGKIPEEFAKLTFLSVLNLSYNHLTGVIPTSTQLQTFTPDSYVGNSGLSGFPLNGSFNNHRPPGPSPSEDSESKDEEIKWEYVFIALGYVVGIGSVAWTMLCCRSLRERYFEKIEEVADKIFYERGRRRRHERRVRRRREEKERREERRNGLRRRQQ, from the coding sequence ATGGTAGTTTCTTCGCTTCTCCGCctccttttcattttcgtctTCTTCATAATATTTGTCGATGGCCAATGCCTCGATGATCAAAAAAAGTTGTTACTTGATCTCAAGAGCGAATTCAAACATAATTCTTCCAGACCACCTAGTTTTGTAGATTGGAATAAGATGGGTGATTGCTGCAAATGGTTCGGCATAGAATGTGATGACTCCGGTCGGGTCATCAGTTTGAGCCTCTACACCGAGGGTGTCTCCGTCGAAATTGGTGAGTTATCAACCCTTTTCCAGTTGACATACTTGTTGAGGCTGGACCTTTCCATCAATGCATTCACGGGTGAGATTCCTAACCAATTCCATCGCCTCCCAAACTTGACATACGTTGATTTGTCATATTGTGGTCTCACTGGACCAATTCCGTCCACGTTGGCCAATCTAACTGAGCTAATTGAACTCCACTTATTAATTAACTTTCTCACCGGTTCAATTCCTTCATTTCATAACTGCAAGAATCTTGAATTGATAGACCTTAGTCGTAATAATCTAAAAGGCTCACTTTCTAACTTGCACTTTCAAGGTCTTACAAACCTCAATCGTTTAGATTTAAGCTATAATTCATTGAACGGCACCATTCCTCACCGTCTTTTTGTTCTGCCCTCAATTAATACTCTTGATCTATCCTACAACCAATTTAGTGGACAAATCAATGAAGTTCCTATTATGAACCTCTCCGACCTTTATCGGCTAGATTTGAGTGGTAATAGGATTGAAGGTCCTATTCCTAACTTCTTCTTCCACTTTCGAGGCATATCAGCTCTCAGTCTTTCTGACAACTTGTTCAATGgcattttcaaaatgaataaCATTCAAAGTTATACAACACTTTCAGAACTTACTCTTTCTTACAACAACCTGTCAATTGACACAACCAACATGAGTTCAAGTTCCCATGGATATCCCCGTTTAAGGGTGTTACACATGTCATCTTGCAATTTGTATGATTTCCCAGATCTTAGAAATGCATCCAGTTTGGAAGATTTGGACCTCTCAAACAATCATTTGCGAGGGGACATCCCTAGTTGGATTTGGGAAATTGAAAAGGACTATTTGGACCTTTCTTCCAATCTTCTTACCGGTTTGAAAAAGCTTCCCATCTCTCCAAATTTCAGTAATTCTATTGTCATGCTCGCAAACAATAGACTAACTGGAATGATTCCATCCTCCATCTGCAATGCATATTTACTTCGTCTTCTCGACTTGTCATTCAATAACTTAAGTGGTAGCATACCTCCTTGCCTAATCAAAAAAGATCTTGTGAGTGAAGTGCTCAATCTTAGGGGAAACAAAATCAGTGGTGTTATCCCTGATCAGTTTTCGCGTGAGTGTGGCCTACAAACCTTTGATGTTAGTAACAACAACTTAGGCGGGAAGGTTCCTATGTCTCTGGGAAATTGCAAGAGCTTACTGGTGTTGAATGTTGCACACAACAACCTTGAGGGTAGTTTCCCTTGCATGTTGTCGTTGAGCTTGCGCATCCTTGTCTTGCGCTCGAACAGATTCCAAGGAGACTTGAGATGTAGTGAGAGTTGGCCCAATCTTCAAATTCTGGATATATCTTCAAATGATTTCAATGGTCATGTGAATTTGCTAAACTTGTCAAGTTTGAGAGGAATGATGCTTGAGAGTCCTACACATGTCAGGCTCAACCACTTCAACTCTAACTTTTTAGGCGCTTACACTTACTACCACAATGAGGTGAATTTAACCATCAaaggaattgaattgaagCTTGTGAAGATTTGGCCTGACTTTACATGCATTGATTTGTCTTCCAATCATTTTGAGGGAGACATACCAGATGCAATTGGTAATCTCACCTCACTCTATCTTCTCAACTTATCCCACAACTCTCTCACTGATGCAATCCCGAGATCACTGGGTGCCTTGACAGAGCTTGGGTCGCTCGACCTCTCTTCAAACAAGCTCATCGGCAAAATACCAGAGGAGTTTGCCAAACTCACTTTCCTTTCAGTTTTGAACTTGTCATACAATCATCTCACTGGAGTGATCCCAACTAGCACTCAGCTTCAAACGTTTACGCCAGATTCATATGTAGGAAACTCGGGGTTATCTGGATTCCCACTCAACGGAAGTTTCAACAACCATCGTCCACCCGGTCCATCACCATCAGAGGATTCAGAATCAAAAGATGAGGAGATTAAGTGGGAATATGTGTTTATTGCACTTGGTTATGTTGTGGGAATAGGAAGCGTCGCGTGGACAATGTTATGTTGCAGAAGCTTGAGAGAAAGATACTTTGAGAAGATAGAAGAGGTTGCTGACAAGATATTTTATGAGagaggaaggagaagaagacaTGAAAGAAGagtaagaagaagaagagaagagaaggagagaagagaggagAGGAGGAATGGGCTTAGGAGACGTCAGCAGTAA
- the LOC125202299 gene encoding receptor-like protein 33, with translation MAVSSLLRLLFFFVFFIIFVDGQCLDDQKKLLLDLRSEFKFNSSISRALVKWNETGDCCKWRDVGCDDSGRVISLNLYDEGISGRIDLDLSNNHLQGDIPSWIWGTGMSSLNLSLNLLTDFQKPYHIPGSLQTLDLHSNLLSCEFPLLRPHANESDYDFANFLFLANNRLTGVVPTSICNIPRLKVLDLSFNNLNGSIPPCLLEEGFYLKVLNLRGNNIIGVISDTIIGECALNTFDVSDNNLGGKIPKSLANCNYLAVMNVGNNNFEDSFPCMALSESLKVLVLRSNRFHGELRCGKSWPDLQILDISSNNFSGTLNQLNISSLRGMMLQSQARRPTRSASDILSVNNLYRDEVTIILKNVEVKLVKIWPDFTSIDLSSNHFQGEIPDAIGNLTSLYLLNLSHNSLTNAIPRSLGALTELGSLDLSSNKLTGRIPEELTKLDFLSFLNLSYNHLIGPIPTGRQFQTFSADSYVGNTGLSGLPLNGSFNNRRPPASSPSEDSESKDEEIKWEYVFAAFGYVVGFGSFAWILSCCRSLRERYFEKIEEVADKTFYERGRRKRHERRLRRRREEKKRREERRNGLRRYHE, from the exons ATGGCAGTTTCTTCGCTTCTCCgcctccttttcttcttcgtcttcttcataATATTTGTCGATGGTCAATGCCTCGATGATCAAAAAAAGTTGTTACTTGATCTCAGGAGcgaattcaaattcaattcctcCATTTCTCGGGCTTTAGTGAAATGGAATGAGACAGGTGATTGTTGCAAATGGAGAGACGTCGGATGCGATGACTCTGGCCGCGTTATCAGTTTGAACCTGTACGACGAAGGCATCTCCGGAAGAATTG ATTTGGACCTCTCAAACAATCATTTGCAAGGTGATATTCCTAGTTGGATTTGGGGAACTGGAATGAGCTCTTTGAACCTTTCTCTTAATCTTCTGACAGATTTTCAAAAGCCTTACCATATACCGGGTTCTCTTCAAACACTAGACTTGCACTCTAACCTTTTGAGTTGTGAGTTTCCCTTACTACGTCCACACGCAAACGAATCTGATTATGATTTTGCCAATTTCTTGTTTCTCGCAAACAATAGGCTAACCGGAGTTGTTCCAACCTCCATATGCAACATACCTAGACTTAAGGTTCTCGACTTGTCTTTCAATAACTTGAACGGTAGCATACCTCCCTGCCTACTTGAAGAAGGTTTTTACCTTAAAGTGCTCAATCTTAGGGGAAACAACATTATTGGTGTTATCTCTGATACAATAATTGGGGAGTGTGCCCTTAACACCTTTGATGTTAGTGATAACAACTTAGGAGGGAAGATTCCAAAGTCTTTGGCAAATTGTAATTATTTAGCGGTGATGAATGTTGGAAACAACAACTTTGAAGATAGTTTCCCTTGCATGGCGCTGTCGGAGAGCTTGAAGGTTCTTGTGTTGCGCTCCAACAGATTCCATGGAGAGTTGAGATGTGGTAAGAGTTGGCCTGATCTTCAAATTCTGGATATATCTTCAAATAATTTCAGTGGCACTCTGAATCAGCTAAACATCTCAAGTTTGAGAGGAATGATGCTCCAAAGTCAGGCACGTAGGCCTACCCGTTCAGCCTCTGATATTCTGAGTGTAAACAATCTTTACCGAGATGAGGTGacaataatattgaaaaatgtaGAGGTGAAGCTCGTGAAGATTTGGCCCGACTTTACATCCATTGATTTGTCATCCAATCATTTTCAAGGAGAAATACCGGATGCAATTGGTAATCTTACCTCACTCTATCTTCTCAACTTATCCCACAATTCTCTCACTAATGCAATCCCGAGATCATTGGGCGCCTTGACAGAGCTTGGGTCGCTTGACCTCTCTTCGAACAAGCTCACTGGGAGAATACCAGAGGAGCTCACAAAACTCGATTTCCTATCATTCTTGAATCTGTCTTACAATCATCTCATTGGACCGATCCCAACTGGCCGCCAGTTTCAAACGTTTTCGGCAGATTCATATGTAGGAAACACGGGGTTATCTGGTTTACCACTCAACGGAAGTTTCAACAACCGCCGACCACCTGCCTCATCTCCATCAGAGGATTCAGAATCAAAAGATGAGGAGATTAAGTGGGAATATGTGTTTGCTGCATTTGGTTACGTTGTGGGATTTGGAAGCTTTGCATGGATACTTTCATGTTGCAGAAGCTTGAGAGAAAGATACTTTGAGAAGATAGAAGAGGTTGCTGACAAGACATTCTATGAGagaggaaggagaaaaagaCATGAAAGAAgattaagaagaagaagagaagagaagaagagaagagaagagaggagGAATGGGCTCAGGAGATATCATGAGTAA